Proteins from a single region of Leuconostoc gasicomitatum LMG 18811:
- a CDS encoding carbohydrate ABC transporter permease: protein MQSSRLQKNGRFIVLLLFAILLLLPLFLGISLSLSSSQSIAQGNLLPRHLEFSNYIKVFTNTPMASFLLHSLIVSGMVMVGQIVLSIMAAYAFVFLNFRFKKTLFILFLSTMMLPFEAQIIPNFATMRDLNLLNTYASIGLPFLASAFGTFMMKTSFEQVPIELKHLSDIEGLNHWQFATRVVIPYTKVNIITFALYSFLTNWNMYLWPLIATTNNNVRTVQIGLRQLRSQDTASNWGLIMAATIVSVIPTLLIIFLGQKYFKKGLTNGVIK from the coding sequence ATGCAAAGTAGTCGTCTTCAAAAAAATGGCCGTTTTATAGTATTGTTGCTATTCGCAATACTATTGTTATTACCTTTATTTTTAGGTATATCATTGAGTTTGTCATCTAGCCAATCCATTGCGCAAGGCAATCTATTACCACGACACTTAGAATTTAGCAATTATATCAAGGTTTTTACCAACACGCCAATGGCTAGCTTTTTGCTGCATAGTCTGATTGTGTCAGGCATGGTGATGGTTGGTCAAATAGTACTATCTATCATGGCTGCTTATGCGTTTGTATTTTTGAATTTTAGATTTAAGAAGACGTTATTTATTTTATTTTTAAGCACGATGATGCTGCCGTTTGAAGCACAAATCATTCCTAATTTTGCAACCATGCGTGACTTAAATTTACTAAATACCTATGCTTCGATAGGCTTACCATTTTTGGCTTCAGCATTTGGTACTTTCATGATGAAAACAAGTTTTGAACAAGTACCTATTGAACTTAAACATTTAAGTGACATTGAAGGGTTGAATCACTGGCAATTTGCGACTCGCGTAGTCATTCCTTATACGAAGGTAAACATTATTACATTTGCTTTATACAGTTTTTTAACTAACTGGAATATGTATTTATGGCCACTCATTGCAACAACTAATAACAACGTCAGGACTGTACAAATTGGTTTGAGACAACTGCGATCACAAGATACTGCGAGTAACTGGGGATTAATTATGGCTGCTACGATAGTATCAGTTATACCAACCTTATTAATTATTTTCTTAGGCCAAAAATACTTTAAAAAAGGCTTAACAAACGGTGTTATTAAATAA
- a CDS encoding ABC transporter substrate-binding protein yields MFKNTTKYIALATIGLGAVLPLTQVHAADNQRQNIVFWHSMTGQNAQAIDRVVNDYNASQTKYKVIPEFQGQYVEALPKFLSVGGTSKAPDLFQSNEISTKQLSTSGMIQPMQTLIKKYKFNTKNLRKNILNYYTINGKLYSMPFNSSAPVLYYNKDAFKDAGIDDLPTSPTYEQVTAAAKKLKEKSGRAKLSILPYGWTFEELLANQNQTLVNHGNGRKKTATKATFDNKAGKNILNWLKTNADAGTLVDYGTGANAGDTELSAFTSNQIDMFINSSASLGNIKKDAKFNVGVTYLPRPQDVKANGVVIGGASIWLSKGKSTKAQKGSFDFLKFATSAKEQAQWSIDTGYFAINNKSYDTKILKDAFKNTPILAAPVEQLKATTINAASAGALITSMPKERINTQNAMENVINGKNVDSELSKAVKQTTADIKDANEQSGE; encoded by the coding sequence ATGTTTAAAAATACAACAAAGTACATTGCACTTGCAACAATTGGTTTGGGTGCAGTGTTACCATTAACGCAAGTGCATGCTGCCGATAATCAACGTCAAAATATTGTGTTTTGGCATTCTATGACAGGTCAAAACGCACAAGCCATTGATCGTGTTGTCAACGATTATAATGCCTCACAAACGAAGTATAAAGTGATACCTGAGTTTCAGGGACAATATGTTGAAGCGCTACCAAAATTTCTTTCTGTAGGTGGTACGAGTAAAGCACCTGATTTATTTCAATCAAACGAGATTTCGACAAAACAATTATCAACATCGGGTATGATTCAACCGATGCAAACACTTATAAAGAAATATAAATTTAATACTAAGAATCTACGTAAGAACATTTTAAATTATTATACAATTAATGGCAAGTTGTATTCTATGCCATTTAACTCTAGTGCACCGGTTCTCTATTATAATAAAGATGCCTTTAAAGACGCGGGCATTGATGACTTACCCACAAGTCCAACATATGAACAAGTCACTGCGGCTGCCAAAAAATTAAAGGAAAAAAGTGGTCGTGCGAAACTGTCTATTTTGCCTTATGGATGGACCTTTGAAGAATTACTAGCCAATCAGAATCAGACTTTGGTCAATCATGGTAATGGTCGTAAAAAAACAGCGACTAAAGCCACTTTTGATAACAAAGCTGGTAAGAACATTTTAAATTGGCTTAAAACTAATGCTGACGCAGGGACATTGGTTGATTATGGAACAGGCGCTAATGCGGGAGACACAGAATTATCGGCCTTCACATCTAATCAAATTGACATGTTTATAAATTCATCGGCTTCATTAGGTAACATTAAAAAGGATGCTAAATTTAATGTTGGGGTGACTTACTTGCCTCGTCCCCAAGATGTAAAAGCTAACGGTGTTGTGATTGGTGGTGCAAGTATTTGGCTCTCTAAGGGAAAATCTACTAAAGCACAAAAGGGTTCGTTTGACTTTCTAAAATTTGCAACATCGGCCAAAGAACAAGCACAGTGGTCAATTGACACAGGTTACTTTGCTATTAATAATAAGTCTTATGATACTAAAATTTTGAAAGATGCTTTCAAAAATACGCCTATTCTTGCAGCGCCAGTAGAGCAACTTAAGGCTACGACAATTAATGCTGCTAGTGCTGGTGCATTAATTACATCAATGCCTAAAGAACGTATAAACACGCAAAATGCAATGGAAAATGTTATCAACGGCAAAAATGTTGATTCCGAACTCAGCAAAGCCGTTAAGCAAACAACTGCTGACATTAAAGATGCTAATGAGCAGTCCGGGGAATAA
- a CDS encoding glycerophosphodiester phosphodiesterase family protein, which produces MTTTIFGHRGIPVKFVENSKTGFEYLAQNGEAVEFDVHLTKDNVPVIMHDEKLDRTTSSNGYIKNFNIRDLKNVHLINDINRQQQPVSQYERIPTLEEVLEIFNHTNIFLNVELKTDYLSYPGIEKIVLKLLEKYDLKPQVVLSSFNIFTLQRLYQLDHTQNLAFLSSNKISKPHQFMTDNHLKALHLDRKAVSEAPILQRIWTVNSENDMNKAFKQQLGGLFTDDFEKAKQLRDGVE; this is translated from the coding sequence ATGACGACAACTATTTTTGGCCACCGTGGCATTCCTGTCAAATTCGTCGAAAATTCAAAGACCGGATTTGAGTATTTAGCGCAAAATGGTGAAGCTGTTGAGTTCGATGTTCATTTAACTAAAGATAATGTACCTGTTATCATGCATGATGAGAAGTTAGATCGCACGACTAGTAGCAATGGTTACATTAAAAATTTTAATATCAGAGACTTAAAAAACGTGCATCTCATTAATGATATTAACAGACAGCAGCAACCGGTCAGTCAATATGAGAGAATTCCGACCCTAGAAGAAGTTTTGGAAATATTTAATCATACCAATATTTTTCTAAATGTTGAATTGAAAACAGATTATTTATCATATCCTGGTATAGAAAAAATTGTATTAAAATTACTTGAAAAATATGACTTAAAGCCACAAGTTGTGTTATCGTCATTTAATATATTCACATTACAACGCTTATATCAATTAGATCACACACAAAATTTGGCATTTTTGAGTAGTAACAAAATTAGTAAACCACATCAATTTATGACGGATAATCATCTAAAAGCCCTACATTTGGATCGTAAGGCTGTATCAGAAGCACCTATTCTGCAACGTATTTGGACGGTTAATTCTGAAAATGATATGAATAAGGCATTCAAACAACAACTAGGTGGTCTATTTACAGATGATTTTGAGAAGGCTAAGCAGTTGAGAGATGGTGTAGAGTAA
- a CDS encoding histidine phosphatase family protein has translation MKKINLFFIRHGETYFNTCRKIQGWSDSLLTEKGELEATHTGQWIADNVQLDRVYSSDLGRTKATTRLILLENKQQKSLPITYSAQFREAFFGSFEGDRLNQLAGLLCISVSAENDSELALVVNEDDMMNQVKKSDPTHDAEDATAFWRRVRKGLADIWDNSNDGDNILVVTHGALIRKLASRTENRYHENPDNGSISLFEMTDELDLTLQKYNQCV, from the coding sequence ATGAAAAAAATTAATTTGTTTTTTATTCGACATGGTGAAACATATTTTAATACTTGTCGCAAGATCCAAGGTTGGTCAGATTCATTACTAACAGAAAAAGGAGAGTTAGAAGCAACACATACTGGCCAGTGGATTGCTGACAATGTGCAGTTAGATCGTGTTTATTCGAGCGACCTAGGTCGTACAAAAGCAACAACGCGATTGATTTTATTAGAAAATAAGCAACAAAAATCGCTGCCCATAACCTATTCAGCGCAATTTCGTGAAGCGTTTTTCGGTTCTTTCGAAGGGGATAGATTAAATCAATTGGCAGGTTTGTTATGTATATCGGTATCTGCTGAAAATGATAGTGAGCTTGCGTTAGTCGTTAACGAAGATGACATGATGAACCAAGTCAAAAAATCTGATCCGACACATGATGCTGAAGATGCAACTGCTTTTTGGCGTCGCGTCAGGAAAGGATTAGCAGATATTTGGGATAATTCTAATGATGGGGATAACATTTTAGTTGTCACACATGGTGCATTGATTCGAAAACTAGCATCGCGAACCGAAAACCGTTATCATGAAAATCCTGATAACGGGTCGATATCATTATTTGAAATGACAGATGAGTTAGATTTGACCTTACAAAAGTATAACCAATGTGTATGA
- a CDS encoding MarR family transcriptional regulator: MEKYKQIEQLKQQLRKTRENGDFEREWFIKHAPSQTTRQFIQNQKHVTHSELQILSELTYNDTATPFKKLQSMSPLSQGMLSRYVNRLTAQTLIEKYHPIDNKKEIFLRLTKIGYELGMLHLTLHQTIRIQEERILSDYSDDDVTNLVQLATKLLDARKTL, translated from the coding sequence ATGGAAAAATACAAGCAAATTGAACAACTAAAGCAACAACTTAGAAAAACACGTGAAAACGGTGATTTCGAACGCGAATGGTTTATTAAACATGCTCCTTCGCAAACAACACGGCAATTTATTCAAAACCAAAAACATGTCACACATTCAGAGCTACAAATTTTAAGCGAATTAACATACAATGATACAGCGACACCGTTTAAAAAATTACAAAGTATGTCACCGCTATCGCAAGGTATGCTTTCACGTTATGTTAACCGTTTAACGGCACAAACATTGATTGAAAAATACCATCCAATTGATAACAAAAAAGAAATTTTCTTGCGTCTCACTAAAATTGGTTATGAACTAGGTATGTTGCACCTTACATTACATCAAACAATTAGAATACAGGAAGAGCGTATTTTAAGTGACTACAGCGATGACGACGTTACTAATCTCGTACAACTAGCCACTAAACTACTTGACGCACGCAAAACACTTTAA
- a CDS encoding quinone oxidoreductase family protein has translation MKAAVVRDFGLAPQYENNYPNPLPKVDEALIHVTASALSNRARSDANGSHYASTGKLPMVPGVDGVGLLPNGNKVFFVSNGSFAEQVVVEKGHWVAMPNDLKDEKIAGMMNPALSSWVALKYRADFKEGQKVLILGATGSAGSMAVQIAKRLGASSIIAVGRNSKQLTELRHLGATQTIVLGADVKAYQKELAQAGKDVDIILDYLWGDVTANAMQAIIPNRLHDEQDLKWIEIGSSAGQTAPIIGAAFRAVRLQLIGSGQGSVGVHAILQSFEEILKAEKNRPFVFNVQVVPLSQVESIWHQKSGNRLVFSPDM, from the coding sequence ATGAAAGCAGCTGTTGTAAGAGATTTCGGTTTAGCACCACAATATGAAAATAACTATCCTAATCCACTGCCAAAAGTAGATGAGGCATTAATCCATGTGACAGCATCGGCGTTGTCCAATCGTGCACGAAGTGATGCTAATGGTTCACATTATGCATCAACAGGCAAATTACCTATGGTACCAGGTGTCGATGGTGTAGGTTTATTGCCTAATGGCAACAAAGTATTTTTTGTGAGCAATGGGAGTTTTGCGGAGCAAGTAGTGGTTGAAAAAGGCCACTGGGTAGCTATGCCAAATGACTTAAAAGATGAAAAAATTGCAGGTATGATGAATCCAGCGTTATCATCTTGGGTGGCATTGAAATATCGTGCAGATTTTAAAGAAGGTCAAAAAGTACTGATATTAGGTGCTACAGGTAGTGCTGGATCCATGGCAGTACAAATTGCTAAACGCTTAGGTGCTTCAAGTATCATTGCAGTTGGTCGTAATTCAAAGCAACTAACTGAATTGCGACATCTAGGTGCAACGCAAACAATTGTCTTGGGCGCTGATGTTAAGGCATACCAAAAAGAACTTGCACAGGCAGGGAAAGATGTTGATATTATTTTAGATTACTTATGGGGTGATGTGACAGCAAATGCGATGCAAGCAATTATCCCAAATCGTTTGCATGATGAACAAGATCTTAAATGGATTGAAATTGGTAGCTCTGCGGGCCAAACAGCACCTATTATTGGTGCCGCTTTTCGTGCTGTTAGGCTACAATTGATAGGTTCCGGACAAGGGTCGGTTGGTGTGCATGCAATTCTTCAGTCGTTTGAAGAAATTTTAAAAGCAGAAAAGAACAGGCCATTTGTATTTAATGTGCAAGTGGTTCCACTATCACAAGTTGAAAGTATATGGCACCAAAAAAGTGGGAATCGTTTGGTATTTTCACCAGATATGTGA
- a CDS encoding CHAP domain-containing protein, whose amino-acid sequence MKKIVTGLLTLGIVGGLTVNTASAAVLGDDYPITLKKSAPDSMVDNWTMYNRECVSFVAWRLHAQNHFELPVGFGSAWQWGSQAKSRGYRVDNTPSVGSVAWFGAGHVAWVAEVSGDNVVIEEYNYNYNHNYYRRTVNTRDVSGFIHFKDVGTKATTANTTPKQASPNKRIAIGSNVRFSGVYQVNVVNVAKNSVASDKLSGGKPTTLNLIDAVPLDETNANGIKAGNQVLSVGDYFKVNGTYRVLAIDKASNGMKVKIGAYETWLDINQATVV is encoded by the coding sequence ATGAAAAAAATAGTAACAGGATTACTAACATTAGGAATTGTTGGCGGATTGACAGTTAATACCGCTAGTGCAGCGGTATTAGGAGATGATTATCCGATAACCTTGAAAAAATCAGCTCCAGATTCCATGGTTGATAATTGGACAATGTACAATCGTGAATGTGTTTCTTTTGTGGCATGGCGGTTGCATGCACAAAACCATTTTGAATTACCAGTTGGGTTTGGCTCTGCTTGGCAGTGGGGTTCACAGGCAAAGTCAAGAGGTTACCGTGTTGATAATACACCAAGTGTCGGAAGTGTGGCATGGTTTGGTGCAGGTCATGTGGCTTGGGTTGCTGAAGTATCAGGTGATAACGTCGTAATTGAAGAATATAATTACAACTATAATCATAATTATTATCGACGTACTGTTAATACGCGTGATGTTTCCGGCTTTATTCATTTTAAGGATGTAGGTACCAAAGCAACTACTGCTAATACCACACCAAAGCAAGCATCACCAAACAAAAGGATTGCTATTGGGAGTAATGTTCGATTTTCTGGGGTTTACCAAGTAAACGTTGTGAATGTAGCTAAAAATAGTGTTGCGAGTGATAAACTATCAGGGGGTAAACCGACCACGTTGAATTTGATTGATGCCGTACCATTGGATGAAACAAATGCTAATGGCATCAAAGCAGGCAATCAAGTACTATCGGTGGGAGACTATTTTAAAGTAAATGGGACATATCGTGTACTAGCGATTGACAAGGCATCTAACGGTATGAAAGTGAAAATTGGTGCCTATGAAACTTGGTTAGATATCAATCAAGCAACAGTCGTTTAA
- a CDS encoding glutamate--cysteine ligase, whose amino-acid sequence MSHLQKKTATENLNNALYAGRFGIEIEEHRVQTSSKTLSRHPHPRTLGDRRIQPYFQTDFSESLEEVVTAPKSSSSKALAHLHELQLMLNEELADDEIIWPLSMPPHLTTDDIHFLNTHFDRPWYQEYRDQLLDRYGSFQHIMAGVHVNFSPADDVMAWYRQRNNITSHSFAKNQLLFQIAQQVVGYRWILTYLFGASPVSENPADNVPTSRHALQPVRSWRASDFGFANRPEIAVDYTDFQTHVHQIQQHIANGDFYDKSEFYGAVRLKAPGNMNDLMINGAEYMEFRMFDIDPFTQNGISQNALSFLHLLIIDAIINPATWGKSTLDNARTRNHVVALQHPTEQLSDTAIAYANDLFLRLERIVQSAPISQKNEFQSALSFARSAVRQPKLTIGAQLSESIKNESLMIFGLQQGAKISAQRRQSTWSQNLPDIPKQLQQSYVQAHKLGFQTLMNPTENTLKITYNGQVRTLTSDQDLTQYI is encoded by the coding sequence ATGTCACACCTACAAAAAAAAACAGCAACAGAAAACTTAAACAATGCGTTATATGCTGGGCGTTTTGGTATTGAAATTGAAGAACACCGTGTTCAGACGAGTAGCAAAACATTATCTCGTCATCCCCATCCCCGCACTCTTGGCGATAGGCGTATTCAACCATACTTTCAAACCGATTTTTCTGAAAGTTTAGAAGAAGTTGTCACCGCGCCGAAATCGTCTTCGTCTAAAGCACTTGCTCACTTACATGAGTTACAGCTCATGCTTAATGAGGAATTAGCTGATGACGAAATAATATGGCCATTATCAATGCCTCCGCATTTAACTACCGACGATATTCATTTTTTAAACACGCATTTTGATCGTCCTTGGTATCAAGAATATCGAGATCAGCTACTAGATCGCTATGGTAGTTTCCAACATATTATGGCCGGGGTCCATGTTAATTTCTCACCTGCTGATGATGTGATGGCTTGGTATCGTCAACGCAATAATATCACTTCTCACTCATTTGCTAAAAATCAGCTTTTATTCCAAATAGCACAACAAGTGGTTGGTTATCGCTGGATACTGACTTATTTATTTGGTGCGTCGCCAGTTAGTGAAAACCCTGCCGATAATGTACCAACTAGTCGTCATGCCCTTCAACCTGTACGTTCTTGGCGCGCAAGTGACTTTGGTTTTGCTAACCGCCCGGAAATAGCAGTTGATTACACTGATTTTCAAACACATGTTCATCAAATCCAGCAACATATTGCTAATGGCGATTTTTACGACAAAAGTGAATTTTATGGCGCCGTGCGTTTGAAAGCACCTGGGAATATGAATGATCTTATGATCAATGGTGCAGAATATATGGAATTTAGGATGTTTGACATTGACCCCTTCACACAAAATGGTATCTCTCAAAATGCGCTAAGCTTCTTACATCTACTCATTATAGATGCCATTATTAATCCAGCAACATGGGGGAAAAGCACACTAGACAACGCACGCACACGTAATCACGTGGTAGCATTACAACATCCAACTGAGCAACTATCAGACACTGCAATCGCATACGCGAATGATTTATTTTTACGATTAGAGAGAATTGTACAATCTGCACCTATTTCACAAAAAAATGAATTCCAATCAGCGCTCTCCTTTGCACGTTCTGCTGTACGGCAACCAAAACTAACCATTGGTGCACAACTAAGTGAAAGCATTAAAAACGAATCGCTAATGATTTTTGGATTACAACAGGGCGCTAAAATTTCAGCACAGCGTCGTCAAAGTACTTGGTCGCAAAATTTACCAGACATCCCAAAACAACTACAACAATCTTATGTTCAAGCCCACAAACTCGGTTTTCAAACCCTAATGAACCCCACTGAAAATACGCTAAAAATTACATATAATGGGCAAGTCCGAACTTTAACTAGTGATCAAGATTTGACCCAATATATTTAA
- a CDS encoding GHKL domain-containing protein produces the protein MFRFLNIFNVITWPIFESIVMLIWFSTLLGHHHFSKRTVVITSIMLYVINMIGNGFESPLLRASLASTVSIILLFYIGWRQNIIRSKCILLLYASVSSLLAYWVVNFEMTMTSLVSVPVFVQASLDFLANILAVIFALVFRQLKYEWLTENFLKKHVVQLQVLLMSSLFLRIMNDFLAYFFAVEQFTGSIWWDFFLLSIILAIIFVPVISNQHELLLDKINQHDAEMAASQNYTQQLETKYSEFRFFKHDYKNILASLEYGIQSENMSDIRSTYYSVIKKSNDTLPDPKILNLKYIADLNLKSLILVKHQIAFEKSVSFNVEINEFFDVIAIENDVSFYRVIGILLDNAIESAEKTVKKTVTMLLMNCKEIVIVNSCTQCTDLTKTAQFGYSSKKNHSGFGLYFVQQYINQHDNIELTTIAEQHHFIQKMMFTVS, from the coding sequence GTGTTTCGATTTTTAAATATTTTTAACGTTATAACGTGGCCGATATTTGAAAGTATTGTGATGCTCATTTGGTTCAGTACCTTATTAGGCCATCATCATTTTTCAAAAAGAACTGTCGTGATAACTAGTATTATGTTGTACGTGATTAATATGATTGGCAATGGTTTTGAATCACCTTTATTGCGTGCCAGTTTGGCTTCAACAGTATCCATAATCTTGCTATTTTACATTGGTTGGCGACAAAATATCATTCGTAGTAAATGTATTTTGCTACTCTACGCATCTGTCAGTTCATTGTTAGCTTATTGGGTTGTAAATTTTGAAATGACGATGACATCTTTGGTAAGTGTACCAGTTTTTGTTCAAGCTAGTTTAGATTTTTTAGCTAATATTCTGGCGGTGATTTTTGCGTTGGTATTTAGGCAATTGAAATATGAATGGTTAACTGAAAATTTCTTAAAAAAACATGTTGTCCAACTACAAGTACTTTTGATGAGCAGTCTATTTTTGAGAATTATGAATGATTTTTTAGCCTATTTTTTTGCTGTAGAACAATTTACAGGTTCAATTTGGTGGGATTTTTTCTTATTAAGTATTATATTGGCGATAATTTTTGTGCCAGTAATTAGTAATCAACATGAATTATTATTAGATAAAATTAATCAACATGATGCCGAAATGGCGGCCAGTCAAAATTATACACAGCAACTTGAAACGAAATATTCGGAATTTCGATTTTTTAAACATGATTATAAAAATATATTAGCAAGTCTTGAGTATGGTATTCAGTCCGAAAATATGAGTGATATCAGAAGTACATATTATTCAGTCATTAAAAAAAGTAATGATACATTGCCCGATCCGAAAATATTAAATTTAAAGTACATAGCAGATCTGAATTTAAAAAGTCTTATCTTAGTTAAACATCAAATTGCTTTTGAGAAATCAGTTTCATTTAACGTTGAAATTAACGAATTTTTTGATGTCATAGCAATTGAAAATGATGTTAGTTTTTACCGTGTTATTGGCATTTTACTAGATAATGCCATTGAATCAGCAGAAAAAACAGTTAAAAAAACCGTAACGATGTTACTAATGAATTGTAAAGAAATAGTGATTGTCAATAGTTGCACGCAATGTACAGATCTAACAAAAACAGCGCAATTTGGTTATTCATCTAAAAAAAATCACAGTGGTTTTGGCTTATATTTTGTTCAGCAGTACATTAATCAACATGACAATATCGAGTTGACAACGATTGCTGAACAGCATCACTTTATTCAAAAAATGATGTTTACGGTGAGCTAA
- a CDS encoding LytR/AlgR family response regulator transcription factor, with protein MNYYLLEDNLVQQRRIQQIIENCQVFDQPTSLLEALKADKLAKVILLDLEIRTVDNVGLNVAKMIRQFDTMSQIIIVTTHSEMLEQGLKYHISMIDFIDKAQSETLFTKRLLSAVTEAEQQIRQQSGTQSEFITLPNGKKSESINLNDIIYMTSSQSQSHRLTVCCEQKNIQVRTTVKSLPKLHQNFMQIHAAYVVNKSKVVAFDAHTNTVQLNNGVLLPCARKYLKSMRQLF; from the coding sequence ATGAATTACTATTTATTAGAAGATAACTTGGTACAACAACGACGCATTCAACAGATCATCGAAAATTGCCAAGTATTTGATCAACCAACTTCATTGTTAGAGGCATTAAAAGCAGATAAATTAGCTAAAGTTATTTTGTTAGATCTAGAAATTCGTACGGTTGACAATGTTGGGCTAAATGTGGCAAAAATGATTAGACAATTTGATACAATGTCGCAGATAATTATTGTCACAACACACTCGGAAATGCTCGAGCAGGGGCTTAAATATCATATTAGTATGATAGACTTCATTGATAAAGCGCAATCTGAAACTTTATTCACTAAGCGATTACTATCTGCTGTGACAGAAGCAGAACAGCAAATACGACAGCAAAGTGGGACGCAATCAGAATTCATAACACTACCAAATGGTAAAAAATCTGAAAGTATTAATTTAAATGATATTATTTATATGACCTCTAGTCAGTCACAAAGTCATCGATTGACGGTTTGTTGTGAACAAAAAAATATACAGGTTCGAACGACGGTTAAATCACTACCAAAGCTGCATCAAAATTTCATGCAAATTCATGCGGCATATGTGGTCAATAAATCTAAAGTTGTAGCTTTTGATGCCCACACGAATACTGTTCAATTAAATAACGGCGTTTTATTACCTTGTGCTAGAAAATATTTAAAATCTATGCGGCAGTTGTTTTAA